Genomic DNA from Leptospiraceae bacterium:
TCGCCGTCAGAGGAGAAGGAGGCTTTCCGCCCTATACACTGGCTGCGATTCGCGTTGGGATCGCGGGACTGATTATGTTTCTAATTTCTATTCTTTCAGGAAAATCTTTAAGCGTTAGTCGCTCTACCCTACTTCATCTAGTAATGACTGGGCTTTTACTCTGGGTGGGTGGTCATGCGTGGGTGATCTGGGGAGCACAAAAGGCAGATTCCGGTTATGCAGCACTTCTTTTTGGAGCAACTCCTCTCTGGGCTGTTCTATTTGAATTTTTAATTCATAAAAAATCTTTAAACTTTCTTTCCATTGTTTCTGTTGTATTGGGATTTACGGGCATTATTTGCTTGTCTGTTCCGGGTCTTCTTGATAAGAACAATTCTGGCAATGCACCTGACTTACTTACCTTTCTTGCTTTGTCCTTGGCTCCCGCTTCCTGGGCACTTGGCTCTGTATTGCAAGGAGACAAATTAAAGGAAATTCCAGCTCTAGTAAGTGCGGGTTACCAGCAGTTATT
This window encodes:
- a CDS encoding EamA family transporter — translated: MTNLRAKGFFHLSLVYLIWGSTFLGIRFAVRGEGGFPPYTLAAIRVGIAGLIMFLISILSGKSLSVSRSTLLHLVMTGLLLWVGGHAWVIWGAQKADSGYAALLFGATPLWAVLFEFLIHKKSLNFLSIVSVVLGFTGIICLSVPGLLDKNNSGNAPDLLTFLALSLAPASWALGSVLQGDKLKEIPALVSAGYQQLFAAVGCGLLALLFSEPIPHPSNEALFGLSYITLLGSVVAFYSFTRALQLLPSSIVMSFAYVNPVIAVILGFFWAGEQITLWSLAGMFFIITGVIILLQADKNHLADKELEHGNI